In Bradyrhizobium paxllaeri, the genomic stretch AATCACATTTTGCAAAATTTAGTTCGCGTATCCGGCTGGATGACGCCTGCCTCATGAGAGCGGGTGCAATCCAGGAGGCGCGGTCATGAAGGCAAGGTTTGCGCGAAGTGCGGCACTGCTCCGTCGTTCCCGTCGAGCGTCGACGCTCGGTTTCCTGCTGGCGCTGATGGCGGGCGGCTCAGTGCATGCGCAGCAAGGTACGCCGGAACAGCGCAGGGCCTGTACGCCCGACGTCTACCGGCTCTGTGCCGGCGAAATCCCCAACGTGCGGGCGATCACCGCCTGCTTGCGCCGGCAAAAGGGAAGCCTGAGTTCGGCCTGCGCGGCGGTGTTCGAGCGTTGAGGGCGGCGGCGCGCGACGTCCTCACACCTCCAGCGCTGCCAGATTCTTCGGCAGCATCCGCTTGAATAGAGTGAGGATGCGGGCGGCTTCCTTCGCGTCCTGCGTGATGGCGTGGCGGACGGTCGCGGCGATCAGCGTCATCATCAGTTGGGAAAACGAGGCCAGCGCGGATGCGGGCGTGTCGGGCGCGATCCGCCGCAGCGCCTCGCCGAGCAGTCCGGCGAGATAGGCGCCGTCTTCCTCGTCGAGTTTCTGCAGGGCACGGTCGGCCTGCGTCGCCTGCCAGATGTCGCGCATGACCGGCACCTCCATGAACATCCGATAGTAGCTGTCGGTAATGCGGCATAGGGCCGGATGCAGATCGCGGGTAGCCTTGACCACCGCGAGGTCGCGCTGGACGCAGTCGCGGCCAATCGCGTTGTAGCGTTCCGCCAGCGTGCCGATGATCGCCGTCTTGTCCGGAAAGTACTGATAGAGCGAGCCGAACGGCACGCCGCTGCGTTCGACGACGTCGCTCATACGGAAGGCTTCGCTGCCTTTCTCCGCCATCAATTCCGCCGCGCAGGCCAGGATTTTTTCGAACCGCTCGCGGCTGCGCTGCTGGGTCGGGACCAGGCGCGCCAGCGCAGGCGCAGCCTCGGCTGTTTTCGGTCCGGCTTTCGCCCGCGGCATCGGTCCTCTCACATAAAAGCGACTTGACGTTACTAATACGAGAGTTTATCGCATTTAGCAAATACGAGATGTTCTCGTATTGCTCCCGAAAGGATTTCTTCATGTCGGAACTCCCGATTCTGATCATCGGTGGCGCGGGCAAGACCGGTGCGCGCGTCAATGCGCTGCTGCAGTCGCGCGGCATCCCGACCCGGCCAGTGTCGCGTTCGACGCCTGTACCGTTCGACTGGACCCGCCCCGAGACGTGGCCGGCCGTGCTTGCCGGCGTCTCGATGGCCTACGTCACCTATCAGCCGGATCTTGCGGTCGAGGGCGCCGCCGAGGCGATCGCGGACGTGGGCCGGCTGGCGCGCGAGAACGGGCTTGAGCGCGTCGTCCTGTTGTCGGGCCGCGGCGAGCCGAGGGCGCAGCGGGCGGAGGCAGCGCTGCAGCAGTCCGGCGTGCCCTGGACCATCGTGCGCGCGAGCTGGTTCAACCAGAATTTTTCCGAAGGCTACCTGCTCGACGGCGTACTGGCCGGCGAGATCGCACTGCCGGCGGGCGCCGTGCGAGAGCCGTTCATCGACGTCGACGACATCGCCGAGGTCGTGGTGGCGGCGCTGACGGAGGCGCGCCATGTCGGCAAGCTCTATGAGGTGACGGGACCGCGCGCGCTGACGTTTGCGCAAGCGGTTGCCGAGATCGCCGAGGCCGCGGGGCGGCCGGTTCAGTACCGGCAGGTCGCGCCGCAGGATTTTGCAGCCGCCATGCGCCCCCATGTGCCCGACGACGTCATCGAGCTGATGCTGGAGCTGTTTACCGTCGTGCTCGACGGACGCAATTCCGCTGTCGCGCATGGCGTCGAGCAGGCGCTCGGCCGCCCCGCACGCGACTTTTCCGACTACGCCCGCCGGACCGCCGCGACCGGTGTGTGGAGGGCTTGATCATGCTGCAGATGTTGATCACCGGCCTGCTGTGGTTCTCCGCCATCGGCTGCGGCCTGCTCGCCGGGCTCTACTTCGCGTTTTCGGCCTTCATCATGACGGCGCTCGGCCGCATCGGACAGGCCGCCGGCATCGCCACCATGAATGCGATCAATGTCGTCATTGTGCAGTCGCTGTTCCTGCCGGTCTTCCTGGCAACGACGGCAACGAGCGCGGCGCTGGCGGTGATGGCGCTGTTGCGCTGGGGTGAGCCGGGCGCGATGGCGATGCTGGCCGGCGGCGTACTCTACGTGCTTGGCATGTTCGTCGTCACCATGATCTTCAACGTGCCGCTGAACAACGCGCTTGCCGCGGCCGATCCCGCAAGCCAGGAGGCCGCCTCGCTGTGGGCGCGCTATCTGACGGACTGGACGTTTTGGAATCACGTACGGACGGTCGCGTCCACGGCAGCCTGCGCGCTGTTTATCGCCGCCATTGCGGCGAAGTAAGAAGGGCCGGCAAAGAAAAAGCCGCCCGGAGCAGGGCGGCTTTCGAATTTTGTTCAGCGCGAGCGATCAGGCCGCGGTGGGCGCGCTGCTGCTGCGCTTGCGGCGGTAGGCCATGAAGCCGACGCCCGCAAAACCGAGGATCATCATCGCCCAGGTCGAGGGTTCCGGGACCGGCGGCGCGGTTTCGAAGGTGAAGTCTGCCAGGATCTTGAGCGTCGACGTCTTGCCCTCGGGGTTCGTCCATTTGCCGGTGTTTTTGTCGTACCATCCATCGCCATATTCAGCGAAGTGGATGTCGGACACCGTAACGCCGTTGAGGGTGAACGGACCAAGGTTGTTGAGCAGTGTCTGGCTGATGTTGAACACGTTGTCAGGCGACGGGTTGGTCGTCTGCTGGATGTTCAGGCTGAACTCCTGCTTATCAAACGCATTGTTCGGCGAGGTGAAGTTCAGCGAGAAGGTGTATTTGACGTTGAAATTCTGGTCGGTGTTGTAGGTCGCAAGGTTCACCCAGGTGATCTTGCCGATGACGTAGTCGTCCTGGTTCGACGTGATGTTGCCGGTGATATCAGTAATCGTCAGCGTGCTCGGCTTGTTGTTATTCGCCGCGCCCGACATTTTGAGCACGTTGTAGTTATTGGTGATGGAGCAGGTCGGGCTGCCGCTGCAATTCGAGATGCCGGAAAAGTTGCCGTCACCGGTGAAGCTAACGACGGCCGCGTTTGCCGGGGCATGCGCCAAACCGGCCAGCAAACCCGCGGCCAAAAATTTAAATATCCTGCTCATAATACGACATCCCGGTTTTTAATCTGTTTTTATTTAATGGAACCTTTTCAGATATTATATAGGTAGTCAAGTGCGGTTTAATTTCCATAATTAAATATTGTGAGGTTGCGCGGCGGCCCGTGTTCGCTCCGCGGGAAGCGCCCCCGACGGCGTCGTCCGGACCGAAGGCCAAGCCTTTTCTGATAGCTAAACAGACGATCAGGCCCGCCAGCTGGCGGGCAGGCGGATCGCTCGCTCGGAAATCCCGCGCTGGGAGGCTTTAAATCGCGGTAAGGCGGTGCGCTATTCTTCCGGCTGGCTGGGGGCCGCGCGGCGCAGATCGATCTGTCGTGTCGGAGAACGGATAAAGGCCGTGAATGGGCAAAAGCCGTTGCTGGCTCCCCGGGCTGGATTCGAACCAGCGACCATTCGATTAACAGTCGAATGCTCTACCGCTGAGCTACCGAGGAATAGGCGAACCAAAGGCTCGCGAGCGGGGAGCGTATAACAAAGCCCTTCGCGCTTGCAAAGGACCAAATCACGGCCGGCGCATTTGCTTGAAGCGGGCCGGAAAGCTCCCGTGCGCCAATGATTTGTCAGCATTTTAGGCGTTCGGAGGCGGGGAGCGGAACCAATCGCGTGGAATTCCGTCATCCCCAGGCGTCATGGATCGGGCCGCCAATTCGACTCAATCGGCCCGGAGCCTCCGCGGCGCTGGGTTTCAAGGGAGCTGATTCGATGCCAGCCATTGCAACCGACCTCACGCAGACTGTTCCTTCAATCGTCCCGAGCGACATTCCCGCCATGAGCGACGACGAATGCCTGTTTCGGCTCGCCAAAGCCATTGAAGCGCACGATGAAGCGCACGATACCGAGCATTTGGACGAAGTCGCGCGGCTGATCGGCCGGCTGGCGGTCACGGTCGAATAGGCGGCTTTTCCGCTTCGGCCGCGGACGGCCCGGTCGCAGCCGGGCGCATGTTGCGTTTTGCCGGAGCTTGTACCAAAGATGGCCCGGCTTTCAGCCGTCGGTTCCAGTTCTCTTGCGGTAACCCCGCATGCTTTCAGGGTCTTAGTCTATGTCCGGTTTTGCGGCCGCGCGCCAGAATATGGTCGATGGTCAGGTGCGTCCGAGCGACGTGACCGATTCCCGTATCATCGATGCGATGCTGGCGGTGCCGCGTGAGGCCTTCGTTCCCGAAAACAAGCAGGCGCTGGCCTATCTCGATCTCGATCTCGACGTCAGCGAAAGCGGCGCAGCCAAGCGCTACCTGATCAAGCCGGCGGTGCTGGCGAAGATGCTGCAGGCGGCGGAGATCAAGGAGAGCGACCGCATCCTGGTGGTCGGCTGCGCCACCGGTTACGCCGCCGCCGTG encodes the following:
- a CDS encoding DUF1772 domain-containing protein, which encodes MLQMLITGLLWFSAIGCGLLAGLYFAFSAFIMTALGRIGQAAGIATMNAINVVIVQSLFLPVFLATTATSAALAVMALLRWGEPGAMAMLAGGVLYVLGMFVVTMIFNVPLNNALAAADPASQEAASLWARYLTDWTFWNHVRTVASTAACALFIAAIAAK
- a CDS encoding choice-of-anchor K domain-containing protein, with product MSRIFKFLAAGLLAGLAHAPANAAVVSFTGDGNFSGISNCSGSPTCSITNNYNVLKMSGAANNNKPSTLTITDITGNITSNQDDYVIGKITWVNLATYNTDQNFNVKYTFSLNFTSPNNAFDKQEFSLNIQQTTNPSPDNVFNISQTLLNNLGPFTLNGVTVSDIHFAEYGDGWYDKNTGKWTNPEGKTSTLKILADFTFETAPPVPEPSTWAMMILGFAGVGFMAYRRKRSSSAPTAA
- a CDS encoding NmrA family NAD(P)-binding protein — encoded protein: MSELPILIIGGAGKTGARVNALLQSRGIPTRPVSRSTPVPFDWTRPETWPAVLAGVSMAYVTYQPDLAVEGAAEAIADVGRLARENGLERVVLLSGRGEPRAQRAEAALQQSGVPWTIVRASWFNQNFSEGYLLDGVLAGEIALPAGAVREPFIDVDDIAEVVVAALTEARHVGKLYEVTGPRALTFAQAVAEIAEAAGRPVQYRQVAPQDFAAAMRPHVPDDVIELMLELFTVVLDGRNSAVAHGVEQALGRPARDFSDYARRTAATGVWRA
- a CDS encoding TetR/AcrR family transcriptional regulator, which translates into the protein MPRAKAGPKTAEAAPALARLVPTQQRSRERFEKILACAAELMAEKGSEAFRMSDVVERSGVPFGSLYQYFPDKTAIIGTLAERYNAIGRDCVQRDLAVVKATRDLHPALCRITDSYYRMFMEVPVMRDIWQATQADRALQKLDEEDGAYLAGLLGEALRRIAPDTPASALASFSQLMMTLIAATVRHAITQDAKEAARILTLFKRMLPKNLAALEV